ATCGGAGAGTTCGGCGAGCGCGAAGAACCCCTGCCGCGGGATTCCGAGGAGACGGTGGAGCAGGGAGAGGAGAGACCTCACTAGAGCCGCAAGCCCGCCCGTTGCGATCGCAACGAGCGGGCTTGCCGGCTTAGAAGCTGCGGGACTCCTCCTCCATGACCGGAGCGTAGGCCGAGAGGATCAGCAGCCATATGAACGAAGCCAAGCTCGCGAAGGCATAGACCCTCAGGATTGTCATCATCCCGTCATCTCCTCGAACGATCGCGTGTGATAACGTTTCCCGGCCCCAGGCCTCGGCCCCAATCGAGGGGCCGAGGCTTGGGACGGGGGCTTAGAAGCCGACGGAGCGAACGACCCGGTTGTCGCTGTCCGCGATGTAGAGGTTGCCCGATGCTCCCACCGTCACGCACCGCGGGTAGCGCAGCTGGCCCAGGATGGCGAGGCCGCCGTCTCCCGAGTACCCTTCCGTGCCGCTTCCCACCACGGTCGAGATCGTGCCGGTGGTCGCATCGACCTTGCGGATGCGCTGGTTGTCCGTGTCGACGACGTAGAGATTGCCGTCCTGGTCGACCGCCACCCCGCGAGGGTTGTCCAGGCTGGCATGGATGGCGAGCCCGCCGTCTCCCGAGTAGTTCTCGTTGCCGTTGCCGGCCACGGTCGCGATCGCTCCGGAGGTCGTGTCGACCTTGACGATGCGATTGTTGTAGTAGTCGGCGATGTAGAGGTTGCCCGAGGCGTCGAGCGCGATGCCGTTCGGGCGGTTCAGGGAGCCGGCGTTCACGGTCGCGATCGTGCCGTCGGCACCGCGCTTGAGGATCTGGTCCTTGTTCGTGTTGGCGATGTAGAGGTTGCCCGCGGCATCAAGCGCCAGGCTGTGGGGGCGCGCGATGCCTTCGTTGCTGCCCGCTGCGATCGTGGTGGTTTCGCCGCTGACCAGCAGGATCCGGTCGTTCTGCGTGTCGGCGATGTAGATGTCGCCAGAGGCGGCGACCGTCACGCCGAGGGGGTACTTCAGCGTGTAGGCGCCGGTGTTCAAGGGCGAGAGCGCCCCGTTGCTGAGTTTCCAGACCGTGTTGAGGCTGCTGTCCGTGATGTAGAGGTCACCGTTGGGGGCCTCCGCCACCGACGAGGGATTGCCGAGAAGCACGCTCAGGGCGCTGCCGCCCGCGAGGGCTCCGGCCTCGGTGAGCCGGCCGGCCACGGTTTCGATCGTGCCGTTGCTGACCTTGCGGATGCGGTTGTTGCCCGTATCGGCGATGTAGACGTTGCCCGCGGCGTCCGCGGCCACGGCCCGAGGCCCATTCAGCCTGGCGGCGGTGGCTGCTCCGCCGTCCCCCTCGAAGCCCGGGTTGCCGAACTGACCGGCCACGGTCGTCATGTGGCCCGTGGTGTCGACCTTGCGGACGCGGCTGCCGCTCGATTCGGCGATGTAGAGGTTGCCCGCCGCATCCAAGCTCACGCCCATCGGAGAGCTCAGCGAGAGCGAGGTGGCCGGGCCGAAGTCCCCGAAGTTGAACCCGAGGCCGGTGGTGCCGGCCGCGATCGAGAGGGTGCCGGTGGCCTTGGTGAGCTTGCGGACGGCATTGCTGAACGGCTCGGCGATGTAGAGGTTGCCCTCTGCATCGACCGCCACGTCGTAGGGGTTGCTCGGGGTGGTGGTCACGGTCGTGAGGGTGCCGTTGCTGACCTTGCGGATGCGGTTGTTTTGCCGTTCGGCGATGTAGAGGTCGCCCGCAGCATCCACGGCGATGCCGGAAGGAATGGCCAGGCTGGTGGTGATGGCCGCTCCGCCCTCCCCTGCCGACCCGTACCTGCCGTTGCCGGCCACGGTCGAGATGATGCCGGTGGCCTTGTCGACCTTGCGGATGACGCAGTTGTTCGTGTCGGCGATGTAGAGGTTGCCCTGGGCGTCCAGGGCGATCGCCTCCGGGGCGTCCAGCGCGGCGGCGGTCGCCGCCTTGCCGTCTCCCGTGAACCCGGCGCCGCCGTTGCCGGCCACGG
The sequence above is drawn from the Pantanalinema sp. genome and encodes:
- a CDS encoding SMP-30/gluconolactonase/LRE family protein, with the translated sequence MRKLSLTLTLLTTVTMVGCRFPSGLPTLNQPGQGVVEGSAVRKPAPPLSGRVTFAQRSTLTSLADVAGGATVSLINTGTNQTVSTALTNANGDFVLTFSNGYVADPTATYFLEALKGLNANQPGSHAVRVRTIAKYSAGWTSITSATPGGGTVISPSTTALAIGAGLVNGAPDAFDFSSLIGAVTGGDTPAYQPVSGLSADDHAALLGLVESILSDGQDPIANVGRTQDGAQTHWTRLNVAPSVTSFTPAQAKIAAGVSVSGTGFSPIAAGNVLKFNGETAVPTSATVTGLTTSVPAGATSGPTSLQVGNLSVLGPNFSVLPEISDFTPRKGAPGTLVTLTGTGFDGKIRTNNLIEFNGVAGTIKTATATRLQVEVPAGATNGPITVTVNGQPITTGEAFAAAYAIRTVAGALAPKTVAATEWQVRYTDTALDSAGNLYAAAPDQNAVYRISPDGTLSTVAGNGGAGFTGDGKAATAAALDAPEAIALDAQGNLYIADTNNCVIRKVDKATGIISTVAGNGRYGSAGEGGAAITTSLAIPSGIAVDAAGDLYIAERQNNRIRKVSNGTLTTVTTTPSNPYDVAVDAEGNLYIAEPFSNAVRKLTKATGTLSIAAGTTGLGFNFGDFGPATSLSLSSPMGVSLDAAGNLYIAESSGSRVRKVDTTGHMTTVAGQFGNPGFEGDGGAATAARLNGPRAVAADAAGNVYIADTGNNRIRKVSNGTIETVAGRLTEAGALAGGSALSVLLGNPSSVAEAPNGDLYITDSSLNTVWKLSNGALSPLNTGAYTLKYPLGVTVAASGDIYIADTQNDRILLVSGETTTIAAGSNEGIARPHSLALDAAGNLYIANTNKDQILKRGADGTIATVNAGSLNRPNGIALDASGNLYIADYYNNRIVKVDTTSGAIATVAGNGNENYSGDGGLAIHASLDNPRGVAVDQDGNLYVVDTDNQRIRKVDATTGTISTVVGSGTEGYSGDGGLAILGQLRYPRCVTVGASGNLYIADSDNRVVRSVGF